The Populus alba chromosome 13, ASM523922v2, whole genome shotgun sequence genome contains the following window.
CAGCATGACATTTGTACTGATCATGCTGTCTGTTTTAAAGATAAAAGTTGTATACATGTTTAGGTCTCCAGTTCATCTGCAAATCCCCATTAGTGGGCAGCTCCAAGGATCTTCCCTTTGAGATGTTGGTCCATCAACACAAATACGCTTTAGAACATATTTTTTCTACCACCAGCCTAAATATGAGAAGCATCTTAAGGTAATTCCAGAAGATTAAACTCCTGAAATTCTGAACAGCAATTGCTCACCTACAAGTGAAGTTAAGTCAGTCTCCAAACTGCAAGAGGGTTTCACctcctcatcatggttttggcTCATCGGCTTCTTGGATGATTCTGAGAGCTCTCGATCCATCCCCATCTCTCAACCCACCAAGTGAGCAATGAATTTCAACCTCTCCCTCAACACGCTGTCTCATGATGCAAAGGCATGCTGTTTACTCGTTTGAGTTCCAGCTACCAATCAAGTTTCTCAAAGTATAATAGTACAAGAATAATTTGCTTCCCCATAATGCCAGCCCGTATAGaactaattttatgaaaatctaGGCCCTGTATCTATAATAGACGTGCTGTACAAGATGAAAGTTGTGCCTGTAGTGTAACTATACACTTGATTAAGTTAGTCGTTACAATTAAATAGATGTGTTGTAATAGAATTACTCTCTTCTCAATCCTTTTGCTTCCATATGAACTACACAGTTCAGGTTCCTGAGGACAAACGTTATGGACAAGCACTTTCATCTTCCAGCGATCCTGTCAATGTAATGTGAACAGTCCATGAGTTCACAAGTGCAACTGATGCATAATCAATCTGCAAGAACtcaaaaagagaaacataaaccGGTTTGCGTGACAGGTTTCTTGGTTGCGTTTGGTTAATGCTTCTTTTAACCTAATTTAGAACCGCACTGAATAAACTAGATTATCCCCGACTCCAATATAATTGATTGTAAAGAGGAACGTAAAGATTTATCGATGACTACATTATTTAAAAAGGTATGTTTTCCTCTTCATGAAGTGGATGAGGAAGATGGCCAAAGGAGGAGATGTTAGCCATTTGGTCCTAGTTTTTCAAAGCCCTAGCTAAAGCTACAGGATTGTGAGTGAAGGAAGACACGCCTTCAACGTCCTTGTCTTTGTGCTTGCGCATGGGCTCTCCGCTCTCTTACCTTCAGATCAGCTGGCAGAGTAaaggaaatattaaaaattcataatcctAGGTCTTATAAGCCCTAGATTTCAAACTAAATGCATAGGAAGTAGAATAGAAAAACTACTTTACAGCCAACAAAATGCATGGGAAGTTCGCCTATGGCGTGCAAGTTGGAGCtgcttggtaaaaaaaaaaaaacgcagctgaaaattatgttttattagaaattttaCTGAAGAGTGATTAGCTTGTATTTTATCATGGCAAAAAAAGACAAttatattacaatattttttaaagagccgaaaaaaacaaattcaataaaattagttaatttgataatataattacaaaaaacaaataataataataataataaaaataaaaataacaatgacgGATAAAAAATGCTTgtcaattttttgaaaagatactctaaatatttttaaaaaatcttaacgatcttatttaataataaaacaaaaattaaatgagaatgaaataaattcttaaaagagGAAAATGAAAGAAGTTCCATGTTTAATTACCAGCAAagtaaatgttgaaggataaacaaaacttaaaataattaatttcaaaaaagaaaagagaaactcGAGGTAGTATGTTAAATTTGTGGTCCATTTGTGAGACTGATATAAGTTTGcacaaaaaagtaaaatcaaaacaacaaaagtCAACTCTAAAgcaaattaaatgatgaaagaaaaaactaggaaaaaaaattcaattttaaaaaatataagaaaaaacttgaatcaaacCGGGTTATTTAACTAACCTATGACCTGAGatataagattatgataactccatagaaagaaaagcaaaaaaaaaaaaaaaaaaaacttaaggtcCAATAACCTAATAtcgaataatgaaattgaaaaaaaaaactaaaattataaaaaccctaaaaaaatcaaagttaaatcaaacaaattttcaaaaactcgTGACATAAGTTATAAGATTGAGATTACCCTATAGAAggtaaacatgaaaaaatcacgAAGCAAAATCTCTAATAATCCaagactaaaaaacaaaacaaacaacaataaaaagaatgaggatcaaattggatataaaatcaaattaaataaaatggtgagagatgaaatcaaaaaaataatcaagaaaaggatttaaaaaaacaacaatcaaaacaTCGAGTACcaaattggatataaaaattaaatgaaataaaatgatgaaggacaaaattaaaaagaaaaaagtcaagaaaagaaataaaaaaacaaaaaatagcaataaaaataataagggccagattgaataaaaaaataaatgaattaaaatattgagggatgaaattgaaagctttagaaagcaaaacaaatagcaatcaaaataataataataaaatttaattaaaaatttttgatAAAACTCATTTGATTTTTGGAAGGGTTAGCTTGGAACCCAAggtgagaagagagaaaataaaaagaaagaaaaaaaaatcactagaGCCTAGTTGATACTCTAGTGAGCACACATGCTTGATTACTCGGAAAATGATGTTATAACACTTCTAATATCAACGTTAAAGATGACATTTGACTGCTAGAAAGTATTGTATGTGCCACCCAAAAAGCGTTGACGCTTTTTAATTTGCTGGCGCATgcccttttaaatttataattatatttatatttgctaaaaaatattgaattgcttttttattgaaattgattATGGCAGAAAAAACTATGATGAAACAATGAAAATTCCTTTATATATTGatctgattgatttttttactttgagggcacttcaattattttattatgcagtcaaaatgtaaaaaagactaaaaattcTTGTATTCtcgcttattttattttttatttttaaaaataattgagttattttactataatgatgtttaaaatcttataattttatgagttaatttttatttaatatgtaaaattaaattaaaaatttagaaattagttataattaaatttgactCGAGTAAAATTAGTGATTATAAGAAACATAAATGCGATgtaagataaataattttattgatttaatatgaATAACTGCTAAACTGAGATAGAAGAGGTTGAACGATAGGAAGGAAGTTAGACTGCGAATGAACTGTGGATACAAACTAGTTGACTGGgaatcattaatatataattaatggcGGTGACATGCCGCCCTCCGAAACTACCGCGAAGGTTCCTGCTGACTGAAAACCACTGGGTTTCATCTTTCTAAACATTTACGACGCTTCCTTCAGAAACAAAAACCCTGAAGACTGTTTACAAACACTTCTCCATTTCAATCtgttgttaatttttctttattaaaactGTCCTAAGTAGCCATCGATATCATGGCTATGAGCTCTCGAAAAACTAGAGACAAAATCATTCTTGATCAAGAAAATCTGTTACCAGAGCCAAAACGCAATCAGAGAAGGTGGAAGAGGGCTTACACGGCCATTCATTTCATAAGGCTTCTTGTTTCTTTGTCCAAGAAAGATCTTGACAGCCAGATCGAGATCCCGGGCTCCACTTCCTATGTTGCTATTGATGTTCATGATGATACGTCCCCATGTGAGAATAAACCCGTTTCTTTGATTAATTTCGATCAGAGAAAAATCATCGATATGGTAAAAGAAAAGAGCcttgaaattttgaaacatttggGAGGAGTTTTGCAAGTCGCTATCATTCTTGAAATTGATGTTAAGGATGGTGTAGGGGAAGTTGATGTTGCTCATAGAAGGGATGTTTTTGGTGAAAATAGATATACGAAGCCTCCTGCTAAAAGATTTCTAAGCTATCTTCTTGAAGAATGCAAGGACCCGACCATTATCATTCTTTTGTTCTGTGCTATTATGTCCTTGGGATTCGGTATCAAACTGCATGGGCTGAGAGATGGGTGGTACGATGGTGGCAGTATTATTCTCGCAGCTGTACATCTTGTTGCTGTCCCTGCTATTAGCAAATTCATGAAATCCAATCAGTTTGAGAAACTATCTCGTGTGAGAAATGATATAAAGGTACAGGTAGTGAGAGGCGGGGGGCAACATCAGATTTCTATTTTTGATGTGGTGGTGGGCGACGTGGTGTATTTGAATAAAGGAGACCAAGTACCAGCTGATGGGTTGCTCTTGAATGATTCTTCTTTGAAGGTGGATGAATCAAGCATGAGTAGTGAAATGGACCATGTTGAGGTGAAAGGAAGGGAAAACCCTTTCTTGCTTTCTGGCACAAAGGTGGCGGATGGCAATGGCTTCATGCTTGTTACGTCTGTTGGAATGAATACGGCATGGGGTGAGATGATGAGTTCTAGAAGCCATGATATGGATGAACAGACTCCATTACGATCTCACCTCGATAAGATCATTTCTTACATTGGGAAGGTTGGATGGACAGTTGCTTTATTGGTTCTTGTAGTGCTGCTGATGAGGTACTTCACACGGAACACTAGAGATGATAGTGGTCATTATGAATACAATGGGAGCAAGACAAAGATTAATGATGTGCTGGATCACGTTGTGCACATTATTGTTGCAGCTGTGACTATTGTGGTGGTGGCAACTCCTGAAGGTCTCTCTTTGGCTGTAACTCTGACTTATATATACTTCATGAAGAGAATGATGAAAGAGAAAGTCATGGTTCGTGAACTCTCTGCTTGTGAAAAAATGGGTTCAGCGACAACGATCATCATAGATAAGAAAGACATTCTTACTTTGAATCAGATGGAGGTTGTGGAATTCTTCATTGGAGAAGATATAATCAAAGCTAAACCTTCAAATGGTGAAATAGAATCGAAGGTCCTTGAGTTACTACAAGAAGGGGCGGCTTTGAATACTACCGGTACTGTTTACAAACCTCAGTCGActtcaattcttgaaatttCTGGTGGTCCAACTGAAAAAGCAATACTTTCCTGGGCTATGTCGCATTTGGGCATAAATATTGacgaggaaaagaaaaaagttgaaataaaaCATGTAGAGAACTTGAATCCTGAGAATAACGGAAGCGGGGCACTATTGGTGAGGAGAAACAATGAGAAGGTAGTTCATCATTGGAAGGGAGATGCCGAGGTGATACTAGCCATGTGTTCAAACTATTATGTTAGAAATGGGGAGATTAGAGACGTGAATGAGGATGCAAGAAAGCAGTTGAAGGAGATAATTCGGAGTATGGCAGTCAAAAGCCTCTGCTGCATCGCGTTTGCCTGTAAAGAAGTTGAAGACAGTGGACAGGCCTCTGACGAGCTTGAAGCAGCTGGACTCACTTTGCTGGGGCTCGTGGGGCTGAAGGATCCATGCAGAACGACTGTGGAATCATGTAAGAATGCAGGAGTGAAAGTTATATTGGTCACCGGAGACAATGGGCGTACAGCAAGAGCTACAGCCATTGAATGTGGAGTTTTCAGCTGTGATCAAGAGGATGTGGAAAACGATGCTATAGTCGAAGGAGTCCAATTCAGTAACTACTCGCGGGAGCAGAGAATGGAAAGGATTGGGAAAATCCTTGTGATGGGAAGTTCATCCCCATCTGACAAGCTCGTAATGATACGATGTTTAAAGGAGGAAGGCCATGTGGTAGCAGTAACTGGTGGTGGTACCAACGATGCCCCAGCTTTGAAGGAAGCAGATATTGGGCTCTCCATTGGAATACAAGGGACTGAGGTGGCGAAAGAGAGCTCAGACATTGTCATATTGGATGATAACTTCATTTCCGTGGTGACTATGTTGAGCTGGGGAAGGTGCGTCCACAACAATATTCAGAAGTTCATTGAATTTCAGCTTACAATGAACGTTGCAGCCCTTGTCATCAACCTTATCTCAGCTTGTTCTTCCGGTGTATTATCATTTTCAGCATTCCAGATACTCTGGGAAAAGGTTATCATTGATACCCTGGGCCTACTAGCAGTGATCAGTCATGACCAGCCCACCAAAGATCTCATGAGAAAGCCTCCTGTATGCTGGTCCAAGCGACCTATCAACGAAAGCATCTTCAACAACATCCTCATCCAGGTCTTTTATCAGGCAGTTACTCTATCAGCTCTACAATTCAATGTGGGTAAGTCAATTCTGGGTTTGGCGATTAATAACACACTTGTTTTCAATACCTCAGTCATCTGCCAAGTTTTCAATATATTTGCTGCGAGGCTGCCAGTGGAGAAGATGAGCATGTTTATGTGGATACGCAAGAACAAGCGTTTCTTAGCGGCTGTGCTTGTTGTCACAGTTGCTCAAGGAGTGATTGTGGAGTTATCGAGCAAGGTGACTAACTGCAGTGAGAAACTGGATCGGAAGCAGTGGTGTGTCTCCTTAAGCATTGCTGCTTCATCTTGGTTGTTTGATCAGCTTGTCAGGCGTATGATTCTTCCTAAAATCAGCTTTCTTGGATCTTGAAAAGTTCcacttagggttttcttttatatatatatatatatttttactactGGTCCTTGAAGCTGTTTTGGCTGTTACTTATTGTACGAAAACATGGTTTCTGTCCGAAGACCTTCTGTTGTAACATCTATTAGATGTAAGACATTCACACTTGGTTAATGTATTATAAGATCTTGTCCGTTAAAAACATTGCAAAAGGGAGAGACAATCTCATCAACCATCCATCAATTCTATCAGTGGCTGATCTGTTATAAAATAGCATCCAGATGTACGCACATCAGCCAATTAATTCACCACTATCGTGGAAAGTAggttaggctccgtttgtttgcaggaaaataaattttttttggaaaataaattccggggaaagtgaattcttgaaaaatgaattccgggaaagtattttctgatatttggtagtgttatggaaaatgaactggaaaacactttccagtgtttggttatgtcatggaaaatgagttggaaaataacttatttaatattttatttttctcaagtttattaaaataatgaggaacaaatcttacaaattaaaaagttgaatgagaatgaaattgaaaaaaaaaatataa
Protein-coding sequences here:
- the LOC118044073 gene encoding putative calcium-transporting ATPase 13, plasma membrane-type; the protein is MAMSSRKTRDKIILDQENLLPEPKRNQRRWKRAYTAIHFIRLLVSLSKKDLDSQIEIPGSTSYVAIDVHDDTSPCENKPVSLINFDQRKIIDMVKEKSLEILKHLGGVLQVAIILEIDVKDGVGEVDVAHRRDVFGENRYTKPPAKRFLSYLLEECKDPTIIILLFCAIMSLGFGIKLHGLRDGWYDGGSIILAAVHLVAVPAISKFMKSNQFEKLSRVRNDIKVQVVRGGGQHQISIFDVVVGDVVYLNKGDQVPADGLLLNDSSLKVDESSMSSEMDHVEVKGRENPFLLSGTKVADGNGFMLVTSVGMNTAWGEMMSSRSHDMDEQTPLRSHLDKIISYIGKVGWTVALLVLVVLLMRYFTRNTRDDSGHYEYNGSKTKINDVLDHVVHIIVAAVTIVVVATPEGLSLAVTLTYIYFMKRMMKEKVMVRELSACEKMGSATTIIIDKKDILTLNQMEVVEFFIGEDIIKAKPSNGEIESKVLELLQEGAALNTTGTVYKPQSTSILEISGGPTEKAILSWAMSHLGINIDEEKKKVEIKHVENLNPENNGSGALLVRRNNEKVVHHWKGDAEVILAMCSNYYVRNGEIRDVNEDARKQLKEIIRSMAVKSLCCIAFACKEVEDSGQASDELEAAGLTLLGLVGLKDPCRTTVESCKNAGVKVILVTGDNGRTARATAIECGVFSCDQEDVENDAIVEGVQFSNYSREQRMERIGKILVMGSSSPSDKLVMIRCLKEEGHVVAVTGGGTNDAPALKEADIGLSIGIQGTEVAKESSDIVILDDNFISVVTMLSWGRCVHNNIQKFIEFQLTMNVAALVINLISACSSGVLSFSAFQILWEKVIIDTLGLLAVISHDQPTKDLMRKPPVCWSKRPINESIFNNILIQVFYQAVTLSALQFNVGKSILGLAINNTLVFNTSVICQVFNIFAARLPVEKMSMFMWIRKNKRFLAAVLVVTVAQGVIVELSSKVTNCSEKLDRKQWCVSLSIAASSWLFDQLVRRMILPKISFLGS